One window of Bacillus alkalicellulosilyticus genomic DNA carries:
- a CDS encoding spore coat protein, which yields MNDYLDPINSVGMPEQADSSLALDLLLTAKTAVRNYAVALTEATSPDARRIIQKQLDIAIDYHIEVSDLMVKKKWFHPFNMDEQKLIDLKASQTAVDIAALKLFPENNNRKGLFPTPPN from the coding sequence GTGAATGATTACTTAGATCCGATTAACTCGGTAGGAATGCCAGAGCAGGCTGACTCTTCATTAGCACTCGATTTGTTACTTACTGCAAAAACAGCCGTGAGAAATTATGCAGTTGCGCTAACGGAAGCAACAAGTCCAGATGCTAGAAGGATAATTCAAAAACAGTTGGACATTGCGATAGACTATCACATAGAAGTATCTGACCTTATGGTGAAAAAGAAATGGTTCCATCCTTTTAATATGGATGAACAGAAGCTTATTGATTTAAAAGCATCGCAAACTGCTGTTGATATTGCTGCACTTAAGCTCTTCCCAGAAAACAATAATCGAAAAGGGCTATTCCCAACGCCACCAAATTAG
- a CDS encoding spore coat protein, which produces MQSKDLAYHETMETHELLNFKTVTLLKSKLMQGVVFDQELRALMEKGVQQSIVDIKELQELYKHAKTH; this is translated from the coding sequence ATGCAATCAAAAGACTTAGCTTATCATGAAACGATGGAGACTCATGAACTATTGAATTTTAAAACCGTCACGTTACTTAAATCCAAATTAATGCAAGGTGTTGTTTTTGATCAAGAGCTAAGAGCATTGATGGAGAAAGGCGTCCAACAGTCAATTGTAGATATAAAAGAGCTACAGGAGCTTTACAAGCACGCGAAAACACATTAA